The genomic DNA TTACGATTTCCACAAGCACGTCGTGTGCGCCAAACCAGATGAACTCTTTTGGGTGCTCTTTGGCATGAGCCATTCGGCGACTCAAATCAGTAGCTTCGATTAGCCGTTGGTCTTTGATGGCCTCGAAGGCTTTAGTCCTCGTCATTTCACGAATGCCTTCCTCCCATGGATTAAACGTGACCGTGAACCTCCCCCGATTTCGTCTCCGTCACGTTGCGCAGCTCGATCAACAGGTCGCGGCTGGCCGCGTTGGTCGCCACCGCGCGGTGCACGTAATACCACTCGGCGAAGCCCGCCGTGGCGGCAGTGGCGATCGCGAGCCGTAGGTCGGTAAGCGCCAGGCCGGCAGCTTCGGCCTCGCTGCGTGCGGCGGCTGCGCGCAATGCCAACGTGCCTGCCCAGGGAATTTCCTGACTCAGGTCGAAGCCCTGATTCAGGCGCTCTCCGCTGCCGATGGTTTGCGGCGCGAGCGTGTAGGACAGCATCGGGTCGTCCAGCGCGCCGGCGGGCTCGACCCGGGAAGCCGCGGCGGCGGCCGCGGCACGCAGCGCGGGCACCCCGGGATTGCGCTGCATTACCGCATTGACCAGCCTTTTCGCCGTCAGCAGTGTGGCGCCTACCAGGGGATCAGCCGCATGCGCGGGCACACCCGCGAACAGGCACACGCACACGAGTGCGCGGATAAGTGTGACACTGGAAATACGCATAATCGCCTCACATCGATGACGTGATGGACCGCGATATCGATACGACACCGCGGGTCGTCATTAAGCGCGCGGGCAGGCGCGCGTGGGACGGGGGCGATTTACAGGCGCAGACGCGCCGTGAGCAGGTAGAGGTCGGAGTCGTTTACAAGACGCGACTCGAAAATCGGTATGACGAATGCCGTCGCCGAGAGCTGCGCGAAAGATGGCGGCGGCGCGGTGGTGATATCCGGCGAGTTATCCCAGAGTTTTTTGACGATCTTGACGCCGGACTCGGCGACACCGCCGACGGTCTCTTTATGTTTTTCGATGCCTACCGTACAACAGTGATCAGTCGGTGCCGGCTCATCGCACGCGCCCGTGTCGGAACGCGCGTGCTCGCAACAGCAGCTTGTTTGTGGGCTCCCGCCCTCCATCATCGCGCAAGCGAGCACCATCTTCGCCTGGGCAAATGGCGCCGCCAGCAGCATTAGCACGATGACCAGTTTTCTGAACATGCCTTGAATCACCTCGCGGGTCGTTGCCGAAGTATAGGCCGAAATTCCCAGTATGCGTGAAGCGCGGGCATCCCTGCACACGTTGTTGTGCAATAATGCGCGGCATTTTTCCGGGACGACTTCGACGCATGCTGGAACAGAAAATCGAACAGGCGCTATTCGCCAGCCGCTGGCTGCTCGCGCCGATCTATCTGGGTTTGAGTCTTGCGCTGTTGGCGCTGGCGGTGAAATTTTTTCAGGAGCTGTTTCACGTGCTGCCCGCCATTTTGAGCACCTCCGAAACCGACATGGTGCTTACCGCGCTTGCGTTGGTCGATATCTCGCTGGTCGCCAGCCTCATCGTGATGGTGATGCTGAGCGGCTACGAAAACTTCGTGTCGAAGATCGACGTGGAGGGCGCGGAGCAGAAGATCGGCTGGATGGGCAAATTGGATTCGGGCACGCTCAAGATCAAGGTGGCCGCATCCATCGTGGCGATTTCATCCATTTACCTGCTGCGCGCGTTCATGGACTTGCAGCACATCGACAATACCAAGCTGCTATGGTACGTGATCTTCCATATGACGTTCGTCGTGTCCGCTCTGCTGTTGGGTCATCTGGGCAAGATCGCATTTGCGGCGCACCGCGAGGTGAAAGCAAGCCACTGAGCGGCTTGCGACGCAAGTCGCGCCATGCGGCCTTAATCGGTTCTGAACCAAACCTGCATCACGGAGGCAGAATATGAAAAACCTGATCTCGCTCGTCATACTTGGTCTGTTTGCGCCGGGGCTACTGCATGCGATGGATGACGAGGGTAATTTCGCCATCAAGGGCGCGGGTGTGACCAGCTGCGCGCAATACACAAAAGTGCTGGAAACCAAGTCGCCCGAGCTTTATCTGTTTGTCGGCTGGATCGACGGTTATCTCACCGGCGTCAACCAGTTTCAGCGAGAGACCTTCGACGTAGCGCCCTGGCAGGCGACGGAGTTGCTGGCGCAGTTGCTCAGCCGGTACTGCGAGCAGCGCCCGGACGCTCAATTCATGCTCGCGGCGACGCGGCTGCTGCAATCCATGTTTCCCGCCCGGCTGCGAACATCGTCGGAACCCGTGGAGATGGAAAGCGGCGCCGAAACTGCGTTCCTGTACAAGTCCGTTCTTACGCGAGTGCAGGAAGCTCTGGCCGAGCGCGGCTACGATATCTCCACCGACGGCGCTTACGGCCCCCAAACCCAGGACGCGCTGGAGGCTGTCCAGCGCGAGAACGACATAAACGTCACCGGGTTACCCGACCAGCAAACGCTTATGCTGTTGCTCCAGGAATCGTCATTCAGCAATCCCGCCGAGCCGGTTGAATCTGATCCCGACGGCGGTACGGATGGCGGGAACTGAAATCTGTGCGACCGGCGATGCCGTTACACGGCAAGTTCGCGTTGTGAACGGGCGAGAACCGCGAGGGGCGAGCGTCTACACGAACACCCGTGTTCGTGTACGGGGCTGTAAGCAGTAAGCCGCAGCGCAGTTAAGTCGCGGTTACGAGTTATTTATAGCTATTATAGTGATTGATTAACAAGTTGCCGGACATAACCCTTGGACGAGCCATAGCTTACGATTGCTACTTCTAGATCAACATGCTTGTAGAGATTCAAGGCACGTTGGATTCCACGCATGATCCAATCGGTTTCGTTGCCGAACGCTCCACCGCCCAGAAGCGTAAGAAACAATCTGTTGTTTTCGTTTCTAATCGAATTCAAGATCGCAATGCAAATTGTTGCTTCATAGGATGCCTCTAGAACGAGCCGTGCGAATTCTCCCATAGATTCGAAGAATGATGGGAATAGGCAACTGGCAAGGCAGAGCAATAGGCTTGTGAGACCATGTGCTTGGAGTCATTGCGCGTCACTTGCGTATCCCACTGAATGCCGATGCGTAGCAACTGTCGCAATTCATCAAGTTCACGCTCGCTTGATGCTCGAAGTCGATTCGAAATTTCGACCAAACCCCTATGCGATGCCAAAGCATAACCATTCTTCATTTTCCAAAGACGGTTCTCTGAATTTCCCAATGCTGCTCCGATATCCGCAAGGCAATCAATCTGGTTTCTTGCGGATTGGCCGCGTTGCCCATTTACGATTGCAAAGTAGTTTCGATAAATCGTTCCCGCACCAGCCGCGACAGCACACGCTGGCCCCTGGGTAAGATCATTCTCATACATTCCCACACCGCGCTCGGGCGTTACGCTCGGACATGCCATTTCAAGCAGATTGAACTGGGAAGCTACCTGAAAAAGCGAACCGGCATTCGATTCGTTGGTGTGCAAATGCTGGACGTTGGCAACTACTTCGCGTACCGACATCTTTCCGACTTCATGTCCACTCGAATGTACACGTTCTCTCAGTTCGGCCAAAGACGGGATTTCCAACTGGCCACAAACCAGTACCTTTCCGTTTACGCGCGTACCGTCAACAGTGATATTCTCGCGAACCTGCTGTGAGGATACTTCAGGAAAACCGGTCAATGTTTCAAACCACATCATCGGGCTTCATCAAGCAACGTAACGCCCCAAGCTCAGCAGCTGACGGCTACATACGCATAGAAGAAAGGGGTGTTGTCCGGCCGCTCAATTGCCGTAGAGACTTATGTGAACAATTTTGCCAACCGCTGAAACTCTTGCGGATGCCGAAGACGCAGCAGTTCAAGTTGCTCTGCAACCGACTTGACGATGGCTCTAGCCTCTTCGGCCTTTACCGCTTCAATCTGCTCATGGATCTCCTTGAGCCTCTCGAGTGCCAGCGCGCCCTGCTCTGGCGTAACCGCGCCCTGTTCATTCTGGGCGAGCAGAACCTCTGTAATCAGGCCGAGTTGCCTACCGTATGAAGCAACCTCAAAGGCCTTGCGTTCAATTTCTCCGTTACCAGCGGCTGGACGTATAGCCCCAAAAAACCAGTCTGTGTCTGGCTCAATGTGTTGGGCCACGCTGCCACTCCAGGGGAAGTGAATTTGAGGAGTCCATAACCATAACCACGGGTACATATTGACCTCATTGTCGAGTGTTGATTTCGAGTGCCTAGCTTAGCCGCTGGCCGTCACAGACGCATGGAAGAATTGAGAATCATCCGGCCGGTTGGCTGGAGCGAATGATTAGGTGTGGTGGATTCATAAACTAAGTGCAACATGCTCTGTTGAAAGGCAGGTGATCCGGGATACTGACGAAGTTTCTCAACGGCCAAGAAGAGGATCTTTGTCATGACGTACCACCAGATCACCGGTGGAGAGAGGTATATGCTCGCCGCGTTGCGAAGGCAAGGGCTGAATCAGTCACAGGTTGGCCGGGCGCTGGGGCGTCATCGCAGCACGATCAGCCGCGAGCTCAAACGTAATCGTTGTGCATTGGATGGCCGGTACCGTGCGAGCAAGGCCCAGGAGAGAACCAATGGACGGCGGTCACGATCGCGGCGGAATCAGCGATTCACTTGCCAGGACTATGAGCTGATCGATAATCTGCTGTGTCGGCAATGGAGTCCCGAGCAAGTGGCGGGCCATCTGCGTCTGAGCGACGTGCTGTCGGTCAGCCACGAGACGATCTACCAGCATCTATGGCGCGACAAGGCAATGCTGAGCGCTATGGTTACTACGACAGCCGTGGGCGATTGGCTGGCAAACGCCACATCTCAGAACGGCCCGCATCAGCAGAGGCCCGCAGTCAGAGGGGACACTGGGAGATCGACACCGTCATGGACACAGGCAGCAAGGACTGCATCCTGAGCCTGGTTGAACGCAAGACCGGCTACCTCCTGATTGGCAAGCTCGCGGATCGGACCAAACACTCCCTGAACAAACGCGCGATCCAACTAATCAAGAAGCATGCTATTGCCTTCGAGCCCATCACGGCTGACAACGGCACGGAGTTTCACGACTACAAGCACATCGAGCGGCACACTCAAGCTATGTTCTACTTCGCGACACCCCATCACGCATGGGAACGGGGGAGCAACGAAAACGCCAATGGTCTGATACGCCAGTACCTGCCCAAGGGAGCCAGCATGGCCGCCCTAACCCAACAGCAATGCAGTGCCATCGCACACACGCTCAACACCCGACCACGCAAGCGCCTCGACTTCAAAACACCTCAGGAGTGCTTCTATGCAAATTGATCAATGTTGCAGTTCAAAATTGATATCAAGAGGCTAGGCTATCACTTGGGATGATGAGTGGCATCAATGGCAATGCCTAGAAAAACCAGTGCGACCAGAACTACCAGAATGGCAACGAGCGTTTCCATGGCTAAAGCTCCCGAAGACTTGTAATGTGCCGCTCAATGCGACGATGAAGAAAGAATATGCCCGCGGTAATTGCGATGGCGGCCACCGAGCAGCCCAAGACCAGCCGCAAAGGCGCCACCCCAGCATTTGTGACGAGCCAACCGAAGAGGCTGATGTCCGTCACTACCATGATGCCGAGCCAGACTTGCAAGTAAGTGATTTGCGACTTGATGACGTCAAGCTCGGACACGATCAGCTCCCGCTGGGCCTAAAGCAAGTCTACACCACCATGTTATCGGCCTTCTAACGTGTTGTTGAGCGGCGCGCAGCTTCATGCGCGTCCGCTCGAACTAAAGTTAGATGCGCGGGTGCGCTTGATTCCCGCGTTTATTTGAACGCGCTAGCTCGCGCACCTGGACACCATCCAAGCCCCTATTCGGGGCTTTTTTCGTTAAACCCCTTTATTGCTTTTCTTAAATCGAGGTCAATTTGCCTTACCTTTTCATCAAATTCGGCTAGGCTAACCTTTATTATCGAGTTGGTATTTTCGAGTATATGCAATGAAGACAACGAAGCATCGTTATATTTTTTAAGGTCGTCCGAAGCCGCTTGGACCATAGCGATAAGATTCTCAACACGAGCGGTGTCCGTTTTGGGTGTAAGGCTACTGCACATAGCGTGAAGGTGTTGGATGCTTTCATCCCAGTTCTTTATCGACTTCTCCATGTTCTTCCGAATCTCTTTAATGGCAGCAATGATGGCCGTGTGTTTCTCGGCTTGTTCCCCGCTCAGTCCCAGAGAAGCGTTCTTAACCGCAACAATTTCATATTTGGCTGAAATCAGGTGCGCTTCAGAATTCTTGGCGTTCAAGTCAGAGATTTTCGCGAACAGTTGGTCTCGCCGCTGAAAGAATTCAAGCCGCTTAGACTTCTTGTAGCTCCTAGCGGCAATCACACAAACAATGATTGCGACTACTAGGCTACCTAAGGCGATTCCGGCGTCAGCATTCAAGGTCTGAAAGTCATATCAACGCCCCGGTTAAGCGGCGGCGCGCAGCGCCGTCCGCTGTAAACGACTGTTGGGCGGTGCGCCTTCACAAGAACCACCTCAGCGATAGCCACGACCCAGGAGCCCTCACTGAGCCGACGTT from Gammaproteobacteria bacterium includes the following:
- a CDS encoding TolC family protein, producing the protein MRISSVTLIRALVCVCLFAGVPAHAADPLVGATLLTAKRLVNAVMQRNPGVPALRAAAAAAASRVEPAGALDDPMLSYTLAPQTIGSGERLNQGFDLSQEIPWAGTLALRAAAARSEAEAAGLALTDLRLAIATAATAGFAEWYYVHRAVATNAASRDLLIELRNVTETKSGEVHGHV
- a CDS encoding TIGR00645 family protein; its protein translation is MEQKIEQALFASRWLLAPIYLGLSLALLALAVKFFQELFHVLPAILSTSETDMVLTALALVDISLVASLIVMVMLSGYENFVSKIDVEGAEQKIGWMGKLDSGTLKIKVAASIVAISSIYLLRAFMDLQHIDNTKLLWYVIFHMTFVVSALLLGHLGKIAFAAHREVKASH
- a CDS encoding peptidoglycan-binding protein; amino-acid sequence: MKNLISLVILGLFAPGLLHAMDDEGNFAIKGAGVTSCAQYTKVLETKSPELYLFVGWIDGYLTGVNQFQRETFDVAPWQATELLAQLLSRYCEQRPDAQFMLAATRLLQSMFPARLRTSSEPVEMESGAETAFLYKSVLTRVQEALAERGYDISTDGAYGPQTQDALEAVQRENDINVTGLPDQQTLMLLLQESSFSNPAEPVESDPDGGTDGGN